One part of the Neoarius graeffei isolate fNeoGra1 chromosome 2, fNeoGra1.pri, whole genome shotgun sequence genome encodes these proteins:
- the LOC132877802 gene encoding tripartite motif-containing protein 16-like: MAEASISVDQLSQDQFRCPLCLDLLKDAVAISCGHSFCKVCINGHWDQEDQKGVYSCPQCRDTFTPRPVLSRNNMLDEVVEKMKKTEVQAASPAHCYAGPEDVECDFCTGRKHKAVKSCLMCVASFCETHLKPHLEDPTLKKHTLIEALAKLQEKICSEHNKLIEIYCRTDQTCICYLCMMENHKGHDTVTAAAERAERQSELKKEQMKSQQRIQEKQKKVQELKQAVNTIKLSAQTAVEDSERIFTELISSMEKKRWEVTELIRDQEKAELSRAERLLEQLEQEIADLQRRVTELEQLSHTHDHIHFLQVLASGRQSPQLIGPDFRTSSVTVHQHLSFDGVRNSLSDLKKRLEEFCEEEFNKIPPHAAAFQIISGPEPQSREEFLKYFRYLTLDPNTTHRHLILSEKNRAVNDSGREQHYSDHPERFDSWEQVLCKESVCGRCYWEVEWSGDGGVSIAVSYKGISRKGRVNECGFGGNNQSWSLRCASSSSSSLSFYHDNIETVLRVPSASRIGVYVDHSAGTLSFYSVSYAMKLLHRVHTTFTQPLYAGFGVYKVSGFAFYWSPGSTVRLCDRE; the protein is encoded by the exons ATggccgaggccagtatttcagtagatcaGCTTTCTCAGGACCAGTTCAGGTGCCCactgtgtctggatctcctgaaggatgcggtggctatctcctgtggtcacagtttctgtaaggtgtgtattaatggccactgggatcaggaggatcagaagggtgtctacagctgtcctcagtgcagagacactttcactccAAGGCCTGTTCTAtccagaaacaacatgctggatgaagtggtggagaaaatgaagaagacagaagtccaagctgcttctcctgctcactgttacgctggacctgaagatgtggagtgtgatttctgcaccgggagaaaacacaaagctgtcaagtcctgtctgatgtgtGTGGCTTCAttttgtgaaactcatctgaaacctcatcttgaagACCCTActttgaaaaaacacacattgatTGAAGCCTtagcaaaactccaagagaagatctgctctgaacataacaagctgattgagatctactgtcgtactgatcaaacctgcatctgttatttgtgtatgATGGAAAATCACAAAGGTCATGACACCGTCACAGCCgcagcagaaagagctgagagacag agtgagttaaagaaggagcagatgaaatcccagcagagaatccaggagaagcagaagaaggtgcaggagctcaaacaggctgtgaacactataaag ctcagtgcacagacagcagtggaggacagtgagaggatctttactgagctgatcagctccatggagaaaaagcgctgggaggtgacggagctgatcagagatcaggagaaggctgaactgagtcgagctgaacgactcctggagcaactggagcaggagattgctgatcttcagaggagagtcactgagctggagcagctttcacacacacacgatcacatccatttcctccag gttttagcttctggacgtcaGTCTCCTCAACTTATCGGACCAGATTTTCGCACATCCAGtgtcactgtccatcaacatctctcatttgatggagtgaggaattctctctcagatctgaaaaagagactcgaggaattctgtgaggaggaattcaacaaaatccctccacatg ctgcagcatttcagatcatttcaggaccagaaccacagagcagagaagagtttctgaaat atttccgttatctgactctggatcccaacacgacACATCGTCACcttattctgtctgagaagaacagagcggtgaatGACAGTGGGAGAGAGCAGcattactctgatcatccagagagatttgattcctgggagcaggtgttgtgtaaggagagtgtgtgtggacgctgttactgggaggtggagtggagcggtgatggtggtgtgtccatagcagtctcatataaaggcatcagcaggaaaggacgggttaatgagtgtgggtttggaggcaacaatcagtcctggagtttGCGgtgtgcttcttcttcttcttcttctctctctttctatcacgACAACATTGAGACTGTTCTCAGAGTTCCAtcagcctccagaataggagtgtatgtggatcacagtgcaggaactctgtccttctacagcgtctcttacgcaatgaagctcctccacagagtccacaccacattcactcagcctctatacgctggaTTTGGGGTCTACAAAGTTTCTGGGTTCGCGTTCTACTGGTCTCCTGgttctacagtgagattgtgtgatcgagaataa